A single genomic interval of Malania oleifera isolate guangnan ecotype guangnan chromosome 13, ASM2987363v1, whole genome shotgun sequence harbors:
- the LOC131145718 gene encoding S-linalool synthase-like → MAASSKTSSIDVKSLVDRVKERHSVLLSSSSSSVDLYAFVSPSAYDTAWLAMVPDPQRRNQPAFAACLQWILDNQRVEGIWGEVDGHGVPSIDTIPATLACMAALRRWNVGDENIEKGLEFIHANADKLLTSLRTHCPRWFAIVFPAMLELAGTNGVNVVFPNSIRAVVTQIFSHRQIILNTEKLVDGYHYPPLLSFCESLPSSWFINEDRILNHLGKDGSLFQSPSATASAYMVTGNEDCITYLKCLVQKCSSGVPAIYPMDEELIKLCMVDQLERLGVAEHFTREIEECLKLAYINYKSQELSELNLKPAKVFKDSLAFRLLRMHGYRVSPKSFCWFLHHEDIKGYLQNNFEEFSSVMFSIYRATDLMFSSEYELEEARSFSKKLLEMTLSSKSRGDNLIMFTSLPRVIEHELSLPWIARMEHLDHRLWIEENEVYPLWVGKASFYRLSCLHNDELMRLAVKNFEFRQSIYRNELEELKRWSKDWGLTSMGFGREKTSYCYFGVASCCSLPPNSEVRMIVAKSAIVITVADDFFDMEGSMNELISLTEAVGRWDGKGLSSATKTIFDALNNIVSDIATRHFHQQGSDITKGLRDIWYETFGSWLTEAKRSKTQCLPSMDEYLKTGMVSIAIHTIVLPASCFFNPSLPNHKLKPSKYETATTLSMQIARMLNDIQSYQKELEEGKLNLVLLYLKENPKATIEDSIAYVTEILDKKKKELIEEVLMDGLSANLPKPSKHFHLSCTKVYQMFFYSSNGFDSNTKMLPHIQRAIYFPLQVCSVMSP, encoded by the exons ATGGCAGCGTCATCGAAAACCTCCAGCATTGACGTTAAAAGTCTGGTTGATAGGGTGAAGGAACGTCACTCGGTGCTCCTCTCATCATCGTCATCATCCGTTGATCTCTACGCTTTTGTTTCCCCTTCTGCCTACGACACTGCGTGGCTGGCCATGGTTCCCGATCCTCAGCGCCGGAACCAGCCAGCGTTCGCTGCCTGCCTCCAATGGATACTGGACAACCAAAGAGTCGAAGGAATCTGGGGAGAGGTTGACGGCCATGGCGTTCCCTCCATTGACACTATTCCTGCTACTCTGGCCTGCATGGCTGCGTTGAGGAGATGGAACGTTGGAGATGAAAACATAGAGAAAG GTTTGGAATTTATTCATGCAAATGCAGATAAGCTTCTTACAAGTCTGAGAACTCATTGTCCTCGTTGGTTTGCCATTGTTTTTccagcaatgcttgaacttgcaGGCACAAATGGTGTAAATGTGGTATTTCCCAACAGCATACGTGCGGTGGTGACCCAAATATTCTCCCATAGGCAAATAATCCTTAACAC GGAAAAACTTGTTGATGGGTACCACTATCCTCCATTATTATCATTTTGTGAGAGTTTGCCCTCGTCCTGGTTTATTAATGAGGACAGAATTCTTAATCATTTGGGCAAGGATGGTTCATTGTTCCAATCACCCTCTGCCACTGCAAGTGCTTATATGGTCACTGGAAATGAAGATTGCATTACTTACCTGAAATGTCTTGTTCAGAAGTGCTCCAGTGGAG TTCCAGCTATATATCCCATGGATGAGGAACTTATAAAGCTTTGCATGGTGGATCAATTGGAAAGGCTAGGGGTTGCCGAGCATTTTACTAGGGAGATCGAAGAATGTTTGAAACTAGCTTACAT TAATTACAAGAGTCAGGAACTGTCAGAACTCAATTTAAAGCCAGCAAAGGTATTCAAGGATTCACTAGCATTTAGGCTTCTGAGGATGCATGGGTATAGGGTATCACCAA AGAGCTTCTGTTGGTTTCTACATCACGAGGACATCAAAGGGTACTTGCAAAACAATTTTGAAGAATTCTCAAGCGTAATGTTTAGCATTTATCGAGCAACGGATCTTATGTTTTCAAGCGAATATGAGCTTGAAGAAGCAAGATCATTTTCAAAGAAATTACTAGAAATGACTTTATCTTCCAAAAGCAGGGGCGACAATCTTATCATGTTCACATCTCTTCCAAGAGTG ATTGAACATGAGTTGAGTCTTCCTTGGATTGCTCGAATGGAACATTTGGATCACCGGCTATGGATTGAAGAAAATGAAGTTTACCCTTTATGGGTAGGAAAGGCCTCTTTCTATAG GTTATCATGTCTTCACAATGACGAGCTAATGCGACTTGCtgtgaaaaattttgaatttcgacAATCAATTTATAGAAACGAACTAGAGGAGTTAAAGAG GTGGTCTAAGGATTGGGGACTCACTAGTATGGGATTTGGTAGGGAGAAAACTTCCTACTGTTACTTTGGAGTAGCTTCCTGTTGTAGCTTGCCTCCTAATTCTGAAGTGCGAATGATAGTTGCAAAAAGTGCAATTGTTATTACGGTGGCTGATGATTTTTTTGATATGGAAGGTTCCATGAATGAGTTAATAAGTCTCACAGAAGCAGTTGGAAG ATGGGATGGAAAAGGCTTGAGCAGTGCTACTAAGACTATTTTCGATGCCCTAAACAACATTGTGAGTGATATTGCTACTAGACATTTCCATCAACAAGGAAGTGACATAACAAAGGGTCTTCGAGATATA TGGTATGAAACATTTGGATCATGGCTGACAGAAGCTAAGAGAAGCAAAACTCAATGCCTACCATCCATGGATGAGTACCTCAAAACTGGGATGGTATCTATAGCAATCCATACAATAGTTCTTCCAGCATCATGCTTCTTCAACCCAAGCTTACCGAATCACAAACTCAAGCCTTCCAAATATGAAACCGCCACAACTTTGTCCATGCAGATTGCTCGTATGTTGAATGACATTCAAAGTTACCAG AAGGAGCTAGAGGAAGGGAAACTTAATCTTGTTTTACTCTACTTGAAAGAAAATCCTAAGGCAACCATTGAAGATTCAATTGCATATGTGACAGAGATACTtgataaaaagaagaaagagCTTATTGAGGAAGTTTTGATGGATGGTTTGAGTGCAAATTTGCCTAAACCGTCCAAACACTTCCATCTATCATGCACCAAAGTGTATCAAATGTTCTTCTACTCCTCCAATGGATTCGATTCCAACACCAAAATGCTTCCTCACATTCAAAGAGCAATCTATTTTCCTCTTCAAGTTTGTTCAGTGATGTCTCCATAA
- the LOC131146474 gene encoding uncharacterized protein LOC131146474, whose protein sequence is MRLLMNGKVLTIRSFPGLLIHLFLLFRVYFLNFVMLDLLGIFLAKRYNCGSDIALEFQLETRLSQLRQEPGQSIIEFHAQDRRQFIYFMMHIRDELENTRASLLHCSPLPTLKVALTELISEETCQQTRRVHSTDMVLATAPSRSSSPATPAAAVASSKPHRFNAQCHYCKEDSHRIFDCPKKKAKDAWDAFKAKASSSSKFVATVSTSSSVFAAPSSAPPCRLFL, encoded by the exons atgaggctcttgatgaatgggaaagtactcactATAAGATCATTTCCtggtttattaatacatctattcctactattcagagtctacttcctaaATTTTGTAATGCTAgacttgcttgggatttttttgGCCAAACGGTACAACTGTGGTAGTGATATTGCTCTcgagtttcagttggaaactaggctttctcAGCTGCGTCAGGAACCTGGACAATCTATTATCGagtttcatgctcag GATCGTCGTCAATTtatatactttatgatgcatattCGGGATGAATTGGAGAAtactcgagcttctttgttacatTGCTCGCCTCTTCCTACACTTAAGGTTGCTCTTACGGAGCTCATTTCTGAGGAGACATGCCAACAAACTCGTCGCGTTCATTCTACCGATATGGTCTTAGCTACTGCTCCTTCTCGTTCCTCTTCTCCAGCTACTCCTGCTGCAGCTGTTGCATCTTCTAAACCACATCGTTTCAATGCccagtgccactattgtaaggaagacAGTCACCGTATTTttgattgtcctaagaagaaggccaaggatgcCTGGGATGCTTTTAAGGCTAAGGCCTCTTCCTCTTCCAAGTTTGTTGCTACTGTCTCCACAAGCTCCTCAGTTTTTGCTGCTCCATCTTCAGCACCTCCTTGTCGTCTCTTTCTATag